One Mycobacteroides salmoniphilum DNA segment encodes these proteins:
- a CDS encoding peptidase M50, which produces MSTPSGTEAAPARVLLFGVRRLPRALRGLPVDRVADPDAVRALVDALPDGVTRLVVVGADADLGQVLTRLMRAEKLDVELGFVPDRRSRTRRIYRIGIGAARRARTGHAHRVPLIRDDTGIALAGRASWQNTDGVGVIGEATVDDTLLFEGIAAVDVEPIESLPGLRASVRGRARLVPRRWVTGRAAQLGSEGAVVVRDGVVGPRPVTRSTFYRHQQGWLLVR; this is translated from the coding sequence GTGAGCACCCCGAGCGGCACCGAAGCGGCGCCCGCGCGGGTTTTGCTGTTCGGGGTACGCCGACTGCCCCGTGCCCTGCGTGGCCTCCCCGTGGATCGGGTGGCGGATCCCGACGCCGTGCGCGCGCTCGTGGACGCGCTTCCGGACGGTGTGACGCGGCTCGTCGTGGTCGGCGCGGACGCCGATCTCGGGCAGGTGCTGACCCGGCTGATGCGCGCCGAAAAACTGGACGTGGAACTGGGTTTTGTGCCGGACCGCCGTTCACGCACGCGCCGGATCTATCGGATCGGGATCGGTGCGGCACGACGGGCCCGCACGGGCCATGCCCACCGGGTGCCGCTTATCCGGGATGACACCGGCATTGCCCTCGCCGGACGTGCCTCATGGCAAAACACCGACGGCGTCGGGGTCATCGGCGAGGCCACCGTCGATGACACCCTGCTGTTCGAGGGCATCGCCGCCGTCGATGTCGAGCCCATCGAGTCGCTGCCGGGCCTGCGGGCCTCGGTGCGCGGCCGAGCGCGGCTGGTGCCCCGTCGTTGGGTGACCGGACGTGCCGCTCAACTGGGCTCCGAGGGTGCCGTCGTCGTCCGTGACGGTGTCGTGGGCCCTCGTCCGGTCACCCGGTCCACGTTCTATCGCCACCAACAGGGCTGGTTGCTCGTCCGGTAG
- a CDS encoding site-2 protease family protein, whose amino-acid sequence MNVKQSVRPSPVFLALVALTLAGAVLAWLGGNSTEPLARGGVFVFVFAGWVVSLCLHEFGHAYTAWRFGDTGARGYLTLNPLQYTDPVLSIVLPLVFIALGGIGLPGGAVYVHTAGMSNRQRTLVSVAGPSANALLAVLILGTTALFADREHIVFWAAMAYLGFLQVTAVVLNLLPVPGLDGYGALEPHLSPNTQRTLANAKTFGFLILFVLLMSPPINRAFFDAVYWIVASLGVDPDLSRVGGWLFRFWGKLL is encoded by the coding sequence GTGAACGTCAAGCAGTCGGTCCGGCCCAGCCCTGTCTTTCTCGCGCTCGTCGCACTCACCCTCGCCGGGGCGGTGCTCGCATGGCTAGGCGGCAATTCGACCGAGCCGCTGGCCCGCGGTGGGGTATTTGTCTTCGTCTTCGCCGGCTGGGTGGTGTCACTGTGCCTGCACGAGTTCGGGCATGCCTATACCGCCTGGCGTTTCGGCGATACCGGTGCGCGCGGATATCTGACGTTGAACCCGCTGCAGTACACCGATCCGGTGCTCTCCATCGTGCTGCCCCTCGTGTTCATCGCACTCGGCGGCATCGGGCTTCCTGGTGGCGCCGTGTACGTGCACACCGCGGGCATGAGCAATCGGCAGCGCACCCTGGTGAGCGTGGCCGGGCCGAGCGCGAATGCCCTACTCGCAGTGCTGATTCTGGGAACGACTGCGCTTTTCGCCGACCGCGAGCACATCGTGTTTTGGGCGGCGATGGCCTATCTCGGATTCCTTCAGGTGACGGCGGTGGTGCTCAACCTGCTGCCGGTACCGGGCCTGGACGGCTACGGCGCGCTCGAACCCCATCTGAGCCCGAATACACAGCGCACGCTTGCCAATGCCAAGACCTTCGGATTCTTAATCCTGTTCGTGCTGCTGATGTCGCCGCCGATCAACAGGGCATTTTTCGACGCTGTCTACTGGATCGTCGCGTCATTGGGCGTCGACCCCGATCTCTCCCGCGTGGGTGGCTGGCTGTTCCGCTTCTGGGGCAAGCTGCTCTAG
- a CDS encoding DUF3151 domain-containing protein has protein sequence MSPMHDLLGPEPVLLPGDEDAESALLNGQDPAAVAAAYPSASIAWAELAENALDGDGSVGSTVTAYAFARTGYHRGLDQLRRNGWKGFGPVPYAHEPNRGFLRAVAALARAAQLIGENHEFARCCDLLDDCDPAARPALLRS, from the coding sequence ATGAGTCCAATGCATGATCTGCTGGGTCCCGAGCCGGTGCTGCTACCCGGAGACGAGGACGCCGAATCGGCCCTGCTCAACGGCCAGGATCCGGCTGCGGTGGCGGCGGCGTATCCGTCCGCCTCGATCGCCTGGGCCGAACTGGCCGAGAACGCGTTGGACGGTGATGGCTCCGTGGGCAGCACCGTGACCGCCTACGCCTTCGCGCGTACCGGGTATCACCGCGGTCTGGACCAGTTGCGACGCAACGGGTGGAAGGGCTTCGGCCCGGTGCCGTACGCCCATGAGCCCAATCGCGGCTTCCTGCGCGCCGTGGCGGCCCTGGCGCGTGCCGCCCAGTTGATCGGTGAGAACCATGAGTTCGCGCGCTGCTGCGATCTGCTCGACGACTGCGATCCGGCGGCCCGGCCCGCGCTGCTTCGGTCCTAA
- a CDS encoding DUF4878 domain-containing protein, which yields MANPTGGNSEAKPDAQGGKSADPAEQSDSAANTPEISDTADTGPVPPLDDAQTVVMAPAKPDVPRYTAPGFDANKTEMIAPVGEDPKTELMAPLATQARPKVATPETIAPRKEEKRSWGWVIALALVVAALAAVIVLAAVVISRTSAPKASQEELVRTSIQNYDNAIQTGNLAALRTITCGETRDGYVRYPDAEWSQTYQKVAAAKQYPVVASIDEVVVNGEHAEANVTSFMAFAPQTRSSRSFDLQFRDKEWKICQSD from the coding sequence ATGGCGAACCCCACCGGTGGAAATTCCGAGGCCAAGCCCGACGCACAGGGCGGCAAGTCCGCGGACCCCGCCGAGCAGTCGGATAGCGCCGCGAACACCCCGGAGATATCCGATACCGCCGACACCGGCCCGGTTCCCCCGCTCGATGATGCCCAGACCGTCGTGATGGCTCCGGCTAAGCCCGACGTTCCGCGCTACACGGCACCGGGATTCGACGCCAACAAGACCGAGATGATCGCGCCCGTCGGCGAGGATCCGAAGACCGAGCTCATGGCGCCGCTGGCGACCCAGGCGCGCCCCAAGGTTGCGACCCCGGAGACGATCGCACCTCGCAAGGAAGAGAAGCGCAGCTGGGGCTGGGTGATCGCGCTGGCACTCGTCGTCGCCGCGCTGGCTGCGGTGATCGTCCTCGCCGCGGTCGTCATCTCGCGCACCAGCGCACCGAAGGCGTCACAAGAAGAGCTGGTGCGCACCAGCATTCAGAACTACGACAACGCCATCCAGACCGGCAACCTGGCCGCGCTGCGGACCATCACATGCGGCGAAACCCGCGACGGTTATGTCCGCTACCCCGACGCCGAGTGGTCCCAGACGTACCAGAAGGTGGCGGCTGCCAAGCAGTACCCGGTGGTGGCCAGCATCGACGAGGTTGTGGTCAATGGCGAGCACGCCGAGGCCAACGTCACCTCGTTCATGGCGTTCGCGCCGCAGACCCGGTCATCGCGCAGCTTCGATCTGCAGTTCCGCGACAAGGAATGGAAGATCTGCCAGTCCGACTAG